In Fulvia fulva chromosome 10, complete sequence, a single window of DNA contains:
- a CDS encoding L-rhamnono-gamma-lactonase has translation MASNSIIDAHIHLWPKNMADEAGHSWMTLGMPLAKEHVLADYYQASPQGHVDGVVYVETDVRYAKPSGAVSEWAKNPLDEIRFLRNVVEGGYGERDSKMLKAIVAWAPMDQPPVVLEEWLRLAEEAAGQETWRRVKGFRFLLQSIHDEKKFVDVVSGSNFINNLKTLGRRGFSFDVGVDQQSGGVWQLEAFAKCMSASHQGVPEGSKVVFILNHLCKPEFQKDGAGYVRWRRAIESMSRCSTAYMKLSGAFSELPQAMGGTTNIAHHLKPWVSHVFACFSASRVMFGSDWPVCNLKGPRQEDSWVCWKDVVEFVLDDSEYHFTDQDRERVWKGTAMEAYQLE, from the coding sequence ATGGCTAGCAACTCCATCATCGATGCCCACATCCACTTATGGCCCAAGAACATGGCGGATGAGGCTGGCCACTCTTGGATGACTCTGGGTATGCCTCTGGCCAAGGAGCATGTGCTGGCCGACTATTATCAAGCTTCACCGCAAGGCCACGTAGATGGAGTTGTATATGTCGAAACAGATGTCCGCTATGCTAAGCCTTCCGGGGCCGTATCAGAGTGGGCCAAGAATCCTCTTGACGAGATCAGATTCTTGCGCAACGTCGTCGAAGGTGGCTACGGTGAGCGTGATAGCAAGATGTTGAAAGCAATCGTGGCATGGGCACCCATGGATCAGCCGCCCGTTGTCTTGGAAGAATGGTTAAGATTAGCAGAAGAAGCCGCTGGACAGGAGACATGGCGGCGTGTCAAAGGATTCCGCTTTCTCCTCCAATCGATTCACGATGAGAAGAAGTTCGTTGATGTGGTCTCTGGCAGCAACTTCATCAACAACCTGAAAACCCTTGGCAGGCGCGGATTCTCCTTCGATGTCGGGGTCGATCAACAATCGGGCGGCGTGTGGCAACTCGAGGCGTTCGCGAAATGCATGTCAGCATCGCATCAAGGTGTTCCGGAAGGATCGAAGGTCGTCTTCATCCTCAACCACTTGTGCAAGCCAGAGTTCCAGAAGGATGGCGCTGGCTACGTGCGTTGGCGTCGAGCCATTGAGTCAATGTCGCGATGCTCGACTGCATATATGAAGCTATCGGGTGCTTTCAGTGAACTGCCCCAAGCTATGGGTGGAACCACCAATATTGCACATCACCTGAAGCCTTGGGTGTCGCATGTTTTTGCGTGCTTCAGCGCAAGCCGCGTCATGTTTGGCAGCGACTGGCCTGTTTGCAACCTCAAGGGACCGCGGCAGGAAGACTCCTGGGTGTGCTGGAAAGATGTCGTTGAGTTTGTTTTAGACGACAGCGAATACCATTTCACTGATCAGGATCGTGAACGAGTCTGGAAGGGTACTGCTATGGAGGCATATCAGCTGGAATGA
- a CDS encoding ATP-dependent RNA helicase ROK1 codes for MDPFQLLSRSTKLSKGGLLRPQHSTPSSGDLTRPQLSSNGTGEQGGITNSSRKRKRTQERSHESNELDFFGGDGHKTVRGPSNEGGSKKHGSNNDISDDNEEEVLEHVTGTLRSGSSGSTVMSENERKEILQKHKLKVTWIKAAPSKKVKRDGVEKKKAKAGKTDKISVHPRPLRSFAELKSEYGLSTRLASNIDDQGYREPTEVQMAALALLMDQDNEWLPAAEALRSSFPNGKTSLLTVAPTGSGKTLAFMIPLIHSIGKARHKTSEDARRKISAIILAPTKELASQISNEGRKLAQGTGVRISQVRKGMKLATQTVEPSEEQDEAQGGSETVVKSDILVATPGILASAVKDASEVGSAVLSDIQHLVLDEADVLLDPLFRDQTLSIWNSLPQGSMHVSLWSATMGSNIEELARSTIDTRLARISQEGGSDLVAAPLVRLVVGLKDSAVPNVQHRLVYAASEQGKLMGLRQLLHPAATSRDVGPPLLPPFLVFTQTIERAVALHSELVYDIPAEAGGISRIAVLHSDLSDTARDKVMTGFRKGEIWVLITTDLLSRGVDFRGVNGVVNYDIPTSSAAYVHRVGRTGRAGREGGVAVTLYSKEDIPFLKPIANLVAAAHRLKGIPDADMTGGVQPWLLDALPTLSKKAKQDLKKRGVESRTTRGAQRDPKAARKSRISTKPGFLRKEENKKKGAIMGSRNRQEANASDAGDESDFGGFD; via the coding sequence ATGGATCCATTCCAGCTGTTGTCGCGATCAACAAAGCTATCAAAAGGTGGCCTCTTGCGACCGCAGCATAGCACTCCCTCGAGCGGCGATCTCACGCGACCGCAATTGTCCTCCAACGGGACAGGCGAACAAGGTGGTATTACGAACAGCTCGAGGAAGCGCAAAAGGACACAGGAACGATCGCACGAATCGAATGAGCTAGATTTCTTTGGTGGTGATGGCCACAAGACGGTACGAGGGCCTAGCAATGAAGGCGGATCGAAGAAACACGGCAGCAACAACGACATCAGCGACGACAATGAGGAGGAGGTTCTGGAGCATGTCACTGGAACGTTGCGATCTGGAAGCAGTGGATCGACGGTCATGTCAGAGAACGAGCGCAAGGAAATCCTGCAAAAGCACAAATTAAAGGTCACTTGGATCAAGGCAGCTCCGTCGAAAAAGGTCAAGCGAGATGGCGtagagaagaagaaggcgaAGGCTGGTAAGACAGACAAGATCTCAGTACATCCTCGGCCTCTGCGATCCTTCGCCGAGCTCAAATCAGAATACGGATTATCTACTCGACTCGCTTCGAACATCGACGATCAAGGTTACCGTGAGCCAACAGAGGTTCAAATGGCAGCCCTCGCGCTTTTGATGGATCAGGACAACGAATGGCTACCTGCGGCAGAGGCGTTGAGGAGTTCGTTTCCAAACGGCAAGACCAGTCTGCTTACTGTAGCACCCACAGGCAGTGGTAAGACGTTAGCGTTCATGATCCCCTTGATCCACAGCATTGGCAAAGCCAGACACAAGACCTCTGAAGATGCTCGGAGGAAGATCTCCGCGATCATTCTGGCCCCAACCAAAGAGTTGGCTTCACAGATTTCCAACGAAGGAAGGAAGCTAGCGCAAGGCACAGGCGTTCGAATTTCTCAAGTTCGCAAGGGCATGAAGCTAGCGACACAGACCGTGGAGCCATCGGAGGAGCAGGACGAGGCTCAGGGCGGCAGCGAGACGGTCGTCAAGTCTGATATCTTGGTTGCCACACCAGGAATTCTGGCCAGTGCAGTCAAGGATGCTTCCGAAGTGGGCTCGGCAGTTCTATCAGATATACAGCACCTGGTCCTTGACGAGGCCGATGTGCTTCTGGATCCACTATTTCGGGATCAGACTCTTTCCATCTGGAATAGCCTCCCGCAAGGGTCGATGCATGTCAGCCTATGGTCCGCAACAATGGGAAGTAACATCGAGGAGCTGGCTCGATCAACGATTGATACTCGTCTAGCACGCATCTCTCAGGAGGGCGGCTCAGATCTGGTCGCAGCACCTCTTGTACGACTTGTGGTTGGTCTAAAAGACTCGGCAGTTCCCAATGTCCAGCATAGACTCGTATATGCTGCATCAGAGCAAGGAAAGCTTATGGGCTTGCGGCAGCTGCTGCACCCTGCAGCAACATCGAGAGATGTCGGGCCGCCACTCTTGCCGCCATTTCTGGTTTTCACGCAGACAATTGAGCGTGCTGTCGCACTTCATTCGGAACTTGTTTATGACATTCCAGCTGAAGCAGGAGGAATTAGCCGTATAGCTGTTCTCCATTCTGACCTCTCAGATACAGCCAGAGACAAGGTGATGACCGGATTTAGGAAAGGAGAGATCTGGGTCCTCATCACCACTGATCTGCTCTCACGAGGTGTGGACTTCCGAGGTGTCAACGGCGTGGTGAACTACGATATACCGACTTCAAGCGCTGCCTATGTGCATCGTGTCGGAAGAACAGGGCGAGCCGGACGAGAAGGAGGCGTCGCTGTGACACTGTACAGCAAAGAAGATATCCCGTTCCTGAAGCCAATCGCGAACCTGGTCGCAGCTGCACACAGACTCAAAGGCATCCCGGATGCGGATATGACGGGGGGTGTCCAACCCTGGCTGCTCGATGCGCTTCCGACGTTGAGCAAGAAGGCAAAGCAAGACCTGAAAAAACGTGGGGTGGAATCGAGGACGACACGCGGCGCGCAAAGGGATCCCAAAGCAGCAAGAAAGTCGAGAATCAGCACCAAGCCAGGTTTCTTGCGCAAGGAAGAGAATAAGAAAAAAGGCGCAATCATGGGTAGCCGGAACAGGCAGGAGGCCAACGCATCCGATGCAGGCGACGAATCTGACTTTGGTGGCTTTGACTGA
- a CDS encoding L-threo-3-deoxy-hexylosonate aldolase, whose protein sequence is MVSSGAQASPPPKGIYCPVPTFFAKKGSSNYDPVSPPLDLETQSEHSLFLARGGIKGLVILGSTGEAIFVRNSERHELIKSQRKTLDDAGFKDRPIIAGTATQNIDDTIEMIKDSQAAGAEYAMVLGPAYFAPATGQAGLQKWFEVVADRSPIPILIYHYPGVTNGLYIAPSTFEKLAAHPNIVGTKLSHGIIDDQTLIASSPNIDHEHFYTFTGLGQNLLPVLTIGGVAAIDGLSGCFPRVVVRLFRMFNDSSAKGTTKQDINQMRELQFRICKGEKLIAAWGPVGMKEAIGRLWGMGDPKGNRLPLAGGFQDGEKEWAKWDKTFQGLKELEQKFESEEK, encoded by the exons ATGGTCAGCAGTGGAGCTCAGGCATCGCCGCCACCAAAGGGCATTTACTGCCCAGTTCCAACCTTTTTCGCGAAAAAAGGCAGCTCAAACTACGACCCAGTATCACCTCCGCTCGATCTCGAGACACAGAGTGAACACTCGCTTTTCTTGGCAAGAGGTGGCATCAAGGGTTTGGTCATTCTGGGCAGCACCGGCGAGGCGATCTTTGTTCGCAACTCTGAGCGGCATGAATTGATCAAGAGCCAGAGGAAGACTTTGGACGATGCCGGCTTTAAGGACAGACCCATTATTGCGGGCACTGCGACACAAAACATAGATGACACAATTGAGATGATCAAGGACAGCCAGGCAGCAGGTGCTGAATATGCGATGGTACTCGGTCCGGCATACTTTGCTCCAGCAACAGGTCAAGCAGGTCTTCAGAAGTGGTTTGAGGTAGTGGCAGATCGATCACCAATTCCTATCCTAAT TTACCACTACCCCGGCGTGACGAATGGCCTCTACATTGCACCATCCACATTCGAGAAGCTGGCAGCGCACCCGAACATTGTTGGCACAAAGCTCTCGCACGGCATCATCGATGACCAGACATTGATCGCTTCATCGCCCAACATCGACCACGAGCACTTCTACACATTCACCGGTCTTGGTCAGAACTTGCTTCCAGTGTTGACAATTGGTGGTGTCGCCGCCATTGATGGTCTGTCCGGCTGCTTTCCAAGAGTGGTCGTCAGACTCTTCCGCATGTTCAATGACAGCTCAGCCAAGGGCACAACCAAACAGGATATCAACCAGATGCGCGAGTTGCAATTCAGGATATGCAAAGGCGAGAAGCTCATTGCTGCCTGGGGTCCGGTTGGGATGAAGGAAGCTATTGGCAGACTCTGGGGCATGGGCGATCCCAAGGGCAACCGTCTACCTCTCGCCGGAGGCTTCCAGGATGGCGAGAAGGAATGGGCCAAGTGGGATAAGACTTTCCAGGGCCTCAAGGAATTGGAGCAGAAGTTCGAGTCGGAGGAGAAGTGA
- a CDS encoding L-rhamnose-1-dehydrogenase produces the protein MAQLLPGKVAAITGAVTGIGKAIAIDYLKHGALVAVNYYPDDKSKQQFEDLKQEAGAGDKLIGVAGDITEPATGQELVEQAVERFGKLDIFVSNAGVCQFADFLTISPDLVNHTISTNLNGAFFAVQAAAQQMAKQEPQGGSIIGISSISALVGGAGQTHYTPTKAGVLSLMQSTACALGKHGIRCNALLPGTIRTQLNDEDLADEDKRKYMEARIPLGRLGRTKDLAGPAVFLASDLSEYVTGAQLLVDGGLFVNLQ, from the exons ATGGCTCAACTCCTACCAGGCAAGGTGGCTGCTATTACAGGCGCAGTGACGGGCATTGGGAAAGCAATCGCAATCGACTATCTCAAGCACGGTGCATTAGTGGCTGTGAACTATTACCCAGACGACAAGTCGAAACAACAATTCGAAGACCTTAAGCAGGAAGCTGGCGCAGGCGACAAGCTTATTGGCGTGGCAGGAGATATAACGGAACCAGCGACTGGACAGGAATTGGTGGAGCAAGCGGTGGAGAGATTCGGAAAACTGGACATCTTTGTGAGCAATGCTGGCGTGTGCCAGTTCGCAGACTTCTTGAC AATATCGCCAGATCTCGTCAACCACACCATCTCCACAAACCTGAACGGCGCATTCTTTGCAGTGCAAGCCGCGGCGCAGCAGATGGCGAAGCAGGAGCCTCAAGGAGGCAGCATCATCGGCATTTCGTCTATCTCAGCCCTTGTTGGTGGAGCTGGCCAGACACACTATACACCCACGAAGGCAGGCGTCCTCTCGCTCATGCAGAGTACGGCTTGCGCTCTCGGCAAACATGGTATCAGGTGCAACGCGCTCTTGCCTGGGACAATCCGGACGCAGTTGAACGATGAAGATCTCGCAGATGAGGACAAGAGGAAGTACATGGAAGCTCGAATACCGCTTGGCCGGCTGGGAAGGACCAAAGATTTGGCGGGTCCAGCAGTTTTCCTGGCTAGTGATTTGAGCGAGTATGTGACCGGCGCGCAGCTCTTGGTCGATGGTGGTCTTTTTGTGAACCTGCAGTGA
- a CDS encoding Type 2 glycosyltransferase, giving the protein MVCYLSLHFSTARPSSSGNGLFRYFRLIVNCISHWTFRPIPIPESPTYTSQDVTIILPTIANGGDELETTLRTCLSAQPYELILVTIETNVENLTKTANRINAKKIRVLSIREANKRRQMCRAIPEVSTRITIFVDDDVMWPPKVLQWMLAPFEDPKMGGVGTSQRLRRSQNMSVWSFLGAAYLERRNFDCSACLHIDGGLPCLSGRTVAYRSAILQDDAFTHGFTHEEWRTCQLNADDDNFITRWMYSHDWKIAMQYHKEAEVQTTLEDGPKYLSQCLRWVRSNWRSNLTSMFVERHYWATQPWSTYSVLQTTITAWALPYDLLIFISCYQASYNWPENLRTALFVFLFTWTFLFSKTVKLWGHFFRYPADVVFIPVYVCFGYFHGLIKLWGLFTLSETTWGSRDGADTDNRVRMIRLPQYGSTIPDGRKSETFDFANNEVVDEETLPAYDTHRKHHNLPLMTMTTTTTTTTPYHD; this is encoded by the exons ATGGTATGCTATCTCTCCCTCCACTTCTCGACAGCCCGTCCGTCCTCTTCGGGGAACGG GTTGTTTCGTTACTTCCGCCTGATCGTCAATTGCATTTCACATTGGACCTTCCGACCAATCCCCATACCAGAGAGCCCTACCTACACCTCGCAGGATGTCACCATCATCCTGCCGACCATTGCCAACGGTGGCGATGAACTCGAAACCACCCTGCGGACTTGTCTCTCCGCCCAGCCGTACGAGCTGATCCTAGTGACGATCGAGACCAACGTCGAAAACCTCACCAAGACGGCGAACAGGATTAACGCCAAAAAGATTCGCGTTCTAAGCATACGGGAAGCGAACAAACGCAGACAGATGTGCCGAGCGATACCGGAAGTGTCAACACGCATTACCATCTTCGTGGACGATGATGTTATGTGGCCGCCAAAGGTGTTGCAGTGGATGCTGGCACCCTTTGAGGATCCAAAGATGGGCGGCGTGGGCACTTCGCAGAGGTTGAGGCGCTCGCAGAACATGAGCGTCTGGAGCTTCCTGGGTGCGGCATACCTCGAGCGCCGAAATTTCGACTGCTCCGCTTGCCTCCACATTGATGGCGGCTTGCCATGTCTCTCCGGTCGGACCGTCGCTTATCGAAGCGCCATTCTCCAGGACGATGCGTTCACCCACGGCTTCACGCACGAAGAGTGGCGCACGTGCCAGCTCAACGCTGACGACGATAACTTCATCACGAGATGGATGTACAGCCACGATTGGAAAATCGCCATGCAGTACCACAAGGAGGCGGAAGTGCAGACGACGCTGGAGGATGGGCCCAAGTACCTGAGCCAGTGTCTCCGGTGGGTGCGCAGCAACTGGCGCAGCAACCTCACGAGCATGTTTGTCGAGCGTCACTACTGGGC AACACAACCCTGGAGCACGTACTCCGTCCTTCAAACAACAATCACGGCCTGGGCATTACCCTATGATCTCTTAATATTCATTTCCTGCTACCAAGCATCATATAACTGGCCCGAAAATCTGCGCACCGCACTTTTCGTGTTCCTGTTCACATGGACATTTCTGTTCAGCAAGACTGTCAAACTTTGGGGTCACTTTTTCCGATACCCAGCAGACGTGGTCTTTATACCCGTCTACGTATGCTTTGGCTACTTCCATGGTCTGATCAAGCTATGGGGTCTTTTCACACTAAGTGAG ACAACATGGGGAAGCAGAGACGGCGCAGATACCGACAACCGCGTGCGTATGATTCGGCTGCCACAATACGGCTCGACGATACCCGATGGCCGGAAGTCCGAGACTTTCGACTTTGCCAACAACGAAGTGGTCGACGAAGAGACACTGCCTGCCTACGACACCCACCGCAAGCATCACAACCTACCCTTAATGACAATGACAACGACAACGACAACGACAACACCCTATCACGATTGA
- a CDS encoding 5-demethoxyubiquinone hydroxylase, mitochondrial, translated as MSRVTPSLPLKARVTPLAFQLQARRTFAASSIHRDQVEKEPATLKTPRTEARGRPLNHAQKRFLESALRVNHAGELAATLIYTSQTPPIVKAHPHLRPLMKHMYDQEAGHFTKFNELLAKHRIRPTAMYPMWQAAATVLGWSTGVMGREAAMACTEAVETEIGDHYNNQVRELLSWFKDMEERGEEPGEELRELVTDIRRIRDEELEHLDHAVENDAKEANPYELLTGVIRAGCRGAIWVSERV; from the coding sequence ATGTCGCGAGTTACACCTTCTCTGCCCCTCAAGGCACGTGTCACACCATTGGCCTTCCAACTGCAAGCTCGCCGAACGTTCGCCGCCTCGAGCATACATCGAGACCAGGTTGAGAAGGAACCCGCAACGTTGAAGACGCCCCGAACAGAAGCTCGCGGGAGACCTCTCAATCATGCACAGAAACGTTTCCTTGAGTCTGCCTTGCGTGTAAATCATGCCGGCGAGCTCGCTGCGACCCTGATCTACACCTCGCAAACACCACCCATCGTCAAGGCACATCCTCATCTCCGACCTCTGATGAAGCACATGTATGATCAAGAAGCCGGCCATTTCACCAAGTTCAACGAACTGTTGGCGAAGCACCGCATAAGACCGACCGCAATGTATCCCATGTGGCAGGCTGCGGCAACAGTTCTTGGCTGGAGTACAGGGGTGATGGGTAGAGAGGCTGCAATGGCTTGCACCGAGGCTGTGGAGACGGAGATTGGTGATCATTACAACAATCAGGTCAGAGAGCTGTTGAGTTGGTTCAAGGACATGGAGGAGAGAGGAGAGGAGCCGGGCGAGGAGTTGAGAGAGTTGGTAACGGACATTAGGAGAATCCGAGATGAGGAGCTGGAGCATCTTGATCACGCGGTGGAGAACGATGCAAAGGAGGCGAATCCGTATGAGCTCCTGACAGGAGTCATCCGAGCGGGATGCAGAGGTGCGATCTGGGTGAGCGAGAGGGTCTGA
- a CDS encoding ATP synthase subunit g, mitochondrial, with amino-acid sequence MASPLLPRLALRQSSRLLVQRRAASTTSEATQAASKGATAAKETAQSTVSKAQEGLSKVTSSAGPALSKAASSASNAVSNVGGRTGAAINWVQGLIPHVVYYGKVAGELGRIIYTGRGMQPPSTQTVQSYLGQVTNAVRNPASLGSQAAKTAEKSAETVINNPQSFLARVRDLDAATLTTVGVVTAETIGFFSIGEMLGRFKIIGYRSSGSHAEHH; translated from the exons ATGGCATCTCCGCTCCTCCCCCGGCTAGCCCTACGACAGTCGTCGCGACTGCTGGTCCAGCGACGCGCTGCATCGACGACCTCCGAAGCGACACAAGCAGCCTCCAAGGGCGCAACCGCAGCGAAGGAGACAGCCCAGAGCACCGTCTCCAAGGCACAAGAAGGCCTCTCCAAGGTCACCAGCTCCGCCGGTCCAGCTTTGAGCAAGGCCGCCTCATCTGCCTCGAATGCTGTGTCGAACGTCGGTGGCCGCACTGGCGCAGCGATCAACTGGGTGCAAG GTCTCATCCCGCACGTCGTGTACTATGGCAAAGTAGCTGGTGAGCTGGGCAGGATCATCTACACCGGCCGTGGCATGCAGCCGCC GTCTACACAAACAGTGCAATCATATCTCGGCCAGGTCACCAACGCCGTTCGCAACCCAGCCTCCCTAGGATCGCAAGCTGCCAAGACCGCAGAGAAGTCCGCCGAAACTGTCATCAACAACCCACAGTCCTTCCTCGCGCGAGTAAGGGATCTCGATGCAGCCACTCTGACGACCGTTGGTGTTGTTACCGCTGAGACCATTGGCTTTTTCTCGATCGGAGAGATGCTTGGCCGCTTCAAGATCATAGGATACAGGAGTAGCGGCAGCCACGCCGAGCACCACTAG
- a CDS encoding RNA polymerase-associated protein yields MSDVENGPSLNEELLDLVAGDSESEADDIDRLDEVDVEGSRSPSQEPKPSVEKVEDSQGTRRGVAQKVKSRGRRKRKQESEEEDAGSPSPAESPRSGGMDESDGEADAPAEEDDEAPLFPIDGKFRDESDRVRVMAMTEIDREAELAERAEQIIRHRQDMTLKRATMQSQAAASRNKRKAAEDLEDGNKRSMRPKTAKQNALDSYRRAREEKNTQRSRMESDRGRRDDRDERSPSASDRDADGESEVEWAEPAYESRRDDPPADLRDFERCRVGRSNFAKVCFYPGFEESIRGCFARISIGLNQENGQNMYRMTQIRGFTEGKPYQLENAHGKQFTTDQYALVAHGAAEKAWPFSACSDGKFNEAEFTRFRDTLQKDNIKMPSRRFLTSKLDAIHDLLNQKFTEDSLQIKFAKQRAMELKFDPAHIARQKRKDIAKRRADAEQNGDEEEIARCDSELEALDNSAANTNGAVKAKPVMAKTTPQHDRLAQLNHTNRHKEQERVRQALIAERKKEIKAREAMKEKQAQAAKLKAEAATKSGKREAALQKSAMKDLFGEGSDISRAGTPASGIDTPKKSRAQTPLTQPANGTKLPVGALKKKNLDDDVIGGLDLDIDVEI; encoded by the exons ATGTCCGACGTCGAAAACGGCCCGAGCCTCAACGAGGAACTGCTGGACTTGGTCGCTGGAGACTCTGAGAGCGAGGCTGACGATATTGATCGCCTTGACGAGGTCGATGTTGAAGGCAGTCGATCCCCGAGTCAAGAGCCCAAGCCGAGTGTCGAGAAGGTAGAGGACTCGCAAGGCACGCGGAGGGGAGTCGCGCAGAAAGTCAAGTCACGGGGTCGGAGAAAGCGCAAGCAAGAGAGCGAAGAAGAAGATGCTGG CTCACCCTCACCCGCCGAGTCACCTCGGTCTGGCGGCATGGACGAGTCTGATGGCGAGGCAGACGCACCTGCAGAGGAAGACGACGAAGCTCCCCTGTTTCCCATAGATGGCAAGTTCCGAGACGAAAGCGACAGAGTCCGCGTGATGGCCATGACCGAAATCGACCGAGAGGCAGAGCTGGCAGAGCGAGCGGAGCAGATCATACGACACAGACAAGATATGACCTTGAAGAGAGCGACAATGCAGAGTCAGGCTGCTGCTAGCAGAAACAAACGCAAGGCTGCAGAGGACCTCGAAGACGGCAACAAACGTAGCATGAGGCCGAAGACCGCGAAGCAGAACGCGCTGGACAGCTATAGGAGAGCTCGAGAAGAGAAGAACACTCAGCGAAGCCGCATGGAGTCAGATCGCGGGCGAAGGGACGATCGGGACGAACGCTCACCCTCTGCCTCTGACCGAGATGCAGATGGCGAGAGCGAGGTCGAGTGGGCTGAGCCTGCTTACGAGAGCCGTCGCGATGATCCACCTGCAGACCTCAGGGACTTTGAACGCTGCAGGGTGGGTCGCTCCAACTTCGCCAAGGTTTGTTTCTACCCAGGTTTTGAAGAATCCATCAGAGGCTGCTTCGCTCGCATCAGCATTGGTCTGAACCAGGAGAATGGGCAGAACATGTACCGCATGACCCAGATCAGAG GCTTCACCGAGGGCAAGCCCTACCAGCTCGAGAATGCGCACGGCAAACAATTCACTACAGATCAGTATGCTCTCGTGGCGCACGGAGCAGCCGAGAAAGCGTGGCCGTTCTCTGCCTGTTCTGATGGCAAGTTCAACGAAGCAGAATTCACTCGATTCAGAGATACCCTTCAGAAGGACAACATCAAGATGCCGTCACGGAGATTCCTCACCAGCAAACTCGATGCTATCCACGATCTGCTGAACCAGAAGTTCACGGAAGACAGCCTCCAGATCAAGTTTGCGAAGCAGCGAGCCATGGAGCTCAAGTTCGACCCAGCGCATATTGCCAGGCAGAAGCGGAAAGACATTGCCAAGCGTCGCGCGGATGCAGAGCAGAATGGCGATGAAGAAGAAATTGCCAGGTGCGATTCCGAGCTCGAAGCGCTGGATAACAGCGCTGCCAACACGAACGGTGCGGTTAAGGCAAAGCCGGTCATGGCGAAGACGACACCGCAGCACGATCGTCTTGCGCAGCTCAACCATACCAATCGGCACAAAGAACAGGAGAGAGTACGTCAAGCCTTGATCGCTGAGCGCAAGAAGGAGATCAAAGCGCGGGAGGCTATGAAGGAGAAGCAAGCGCAGGCCGCGAAGCTCAAGGCTGAGGCCGCGACCAAATCTGGAAAGCGCGAAGCAGCATTGCAGAAGTCTGCCATGAAGGATCTCTTCGGTGAGGGCTCAGACATTAGCCGCGCAGGCACTCCGGCCAGCGGCATCGACACGCCAAAGAAGAGCCGGGCTCAAACGCCACTTACACAACCTGCGAATGGTACTAAGCTGCCGGTAGGTGCGCTGAAGAAGAAGAACCTGGACGACGATGTGATAGGAGGTCTGGACTTGGACATTGACGTCGAGATATGA